The following proteins are encoded in a genomic region of Macrobrachium nipponense isolate FS-2020 chromosome 44, ASM1510439v2, whole genome shotgun sequence:
- the LOC135204307 gene encoding serine-rich adhesin for platelets-like, giving the protein MSGRTRRQYGRSATTSYSSILQDSGGDILNKCSSLFNKFASRVRAVSQSGDDRVPLHDASHNLASSVGTGGHSSSSSSNSSAAAAAASSRAAATASSYQYPMLLKYSKYDDLPSSSSYDSKSFGGDSKCKTSKFEPAASQYKPAASSSSTLSSSSTYGSGTSSLGSSSSSGYGYSSPYGSGYGSSGNFRNPLTTSASFSSFSTFKSDYDVPSVRSRYGGGSSSSRPTYNRTSSDLGCTDSYGLRGAYTSPVTSTSSNYDKIGSRYKPSRFLKHNHLAATGCDEEDESGDELSALRKNVSSKKLDYWSQYGSLSPNIMERCLEGSSASSYSRLGNLSPQLRRRHGDGALISGSARQRVNRPVTVPEANEERESTASIMNRYSGLSTSTLDTETGSTTSSATPDSVNDDAAARRKERAQLISMYSLPLNVLHNIGSTHNRKFLKRVKEPAGGTSGDHDGGSSSSGCGGGTSYLGSHSTRRFDQVKEMAAKVTEFCSYIPEEEGSQGPPRKLLYGSASTSDVLSSLGKSGGSARGSDISKNSTPDSEKFVLYDPPIVFEKAAVREKPPRTSSYGSSSGSTSKPAKPTSLALIKTHTLDLLHSPSESLKGFGSHGGDRCYLGSSLVSTPNDMYGIGTRTAPTTPTIKVTSYLEPEHEYTFTTFKPTHPDTTHPLPSSSSSYRNELDKHIGYVPALTPKSPMDQQQQLPLSSLSVSVKPKTTTSTSSPLQLSLTVILSLRPNRTPRTPYSSLSPKSSRG; this is encoded by the coding sequence ATGAGCGGGCGCACTCGTCGCCAGTACGGCAGGAGTGCCACTACTTCCTATTCCAGTATCTTGCAAGACTCTGGGGGGGACATCCTCAACAAGTGCTCGAGTCTCTTCAACAAGTTCGCCTCCAGGGTCAGAGCCGTCTCGCAGTCGGGGGATGATCGAGTGCCCCTCCACGACGCCTCTCACAACTTAGCCTCCTCTGTGGGCACCGGGGGgcactcctcttcctcctcttctaatTCGTCTGCTGCTGCGGCCGCCGCCTCCTCCAGGGCTGCTGCTACTGCTTCCAGCTACCAGTATCCCATGCTGCTGAAGTACAGCAAGTACGACGACCTGCCTTCGAGTTCCTCTTACGACTCCAAGTCCTTTGGAGGCGATTCGAAATGTAAGACGTCCAAGTTCGAACCTGCCGCCTCTCAGTATAAGCCCGCTGCCTCGTCCTCCTCCACCCTGTCGTCGTCTTCGACCTACGGCTCAGGGACTTCGTCCTTgggctcttcctcctcctccggttATGGATATTCCTCCCCATACGGGTCGGGATACGGGTCCTCCGGCAACTTCCGGAACCCCCTGACCACTTccgcctccttctcctccttctcgaCTTTCAAGTCCGACTACGACGTCCCCTCCGTCCGCTCCAGGTATGGgggaggctcctcctcctctcgtcctACCTACAACAGGACCTCCTCGGATCTCGGCTGCACCGATAGCTACGGCCTCCGAGGCGCTTACACCTCGCCCGTCACTTCAACGTCGTCCAACTACGACAAGATCGGCTCGCGGTACAAGCCCAGCCGTTTCCTGAAGCACAACCACCTCGCTGCGACGGGTTGCGACGAAGAGGACGAGTCTGGCGACGAACTGAGCGCCCTGCGGAAGAATGTCAGCTCGAAGAAGCTGGACTACTGGTCGCAGTATGGGTCTTTGTCCCCCAATATCATGGAAAGGTGCCTGGAAGGATCCAGCGCCAGCAGCTATAGTCGACTGGGTAATCTGAGTCCCCAGTTGAGGAGGCGTCACGGCGACGGCGCCCTTATCAGCGGAAGCGCGAGGCAGAGGGTCAACCGCCCCGTCACCGTCCCCGAGGCGAACGAGGAGCGCGAGAGCACGGCCTCCATCATGAACAGGTACTCCGGCCTCTCGACCTCCACCCTCGACACCGAGACGGGCAGCACCACCTCGTCGGCGACGCCCGATAGCGTTAATGACGACGCCGCCGCCCGTCGGAAGGAGAGGGCGCAGCTCATTAGCATGTATTCGCTGCCCCTTAACGTCTTGCATAACATCGGCAGCACCCACAATCGGAAGTTCCTCAAGAGGGTGAAGGAACCCGCCGGCGGGACCTCTGGCGATCACGACGGCGGTAGCAGCAGCAGCGGCTGCGGCGGCGGCACGAGTTACCTGGGCAGTCACTCGACTCGGCGCTTCGACCAGGTCAAGGAAATGGCGGCCAAAGTGACGGAGTTTTGTTCTTATATCCCTGAGGAAGAAGGGAGCCAGGGACCCCCGAGGAAACTCCTGTACGGCAGCGCCTCCACCAGCGACGTCCTGTCGTCCCTGGGCAAAAGCGGAGGCTCTGCCAGGGGATCGGACATTTCCAAGAACAGCACCCCCGACTCGGAGAAGTTTGTCTTGTACGACCCCCCGATCGTGTTCGAAAAAGCCGCCGTCAGGGAGAAGCCGCCCAGGACCTCGTCCTacggcagcagcagcggcagcaccAGCAAGCCTGCGAAGCCCACTTCTCTGGCCCTGATCAAAACCCACACCTTAGACCTGTTGCACTCCCCGAGCGAGTCTTTGAAAGGCTTCGGGAGCCACGGTGGCGACCGCTGCTACTTGGGGTCGTCCTTGGTAAGCACCCCGAACGACATGTACGGCATCGGGACGCGCACGGCGCCTACGACGCCCACCATCAAAGTGACCAGCTACTTAGAACCCGAACACGAGTACACCTTCACAACATTCAAACCGACCCACCCCGACACGACACACCCactgccctcctcctcctcctcctacagaaATGAATTAGACAAACACATCGGCTACGTTCCAGCGCTCACGCCCAAGTCCCCCATGGACCAGCAGCAACAGCTCCCGTTGTCGTCTCTTTCCGTGTCTGTGAAACCCAAAACCACCACTTCCACATCCTCGCCTCTTCAGCTCTCTCTCACAGTCATACTAAGTCTAAGGCCGAACAGGACGCCTCGTACTCCTTACTCAAGTTTAAGTCCAAAGTCGTCGAGGGGCTGA